A window of the Pedobacter frigiditerrae genome harbors these coding sequences:
- a CDS encoding ABC transporter ATP-binding protein, producing the protein MEKKNVIISVKDLVKNYDDFKAVQGLSFEVYENEIFGLLGPNGAGKTTTLEIIETLRQKTAGEVIVDGFSVDTDANAIKRIIGVQLQAAGYYPNLNLVELLELFSGLYGVSVKPMEMLEKVNLQDKAKAKYKALSGGQKQRFSIATTLINSPKIIFLDEPTTGLDPQARRNLWDLITEIRKAGTTVVITTHYMDEAEQLCDRVAFVERGQIIALDTPDKLIDDLVASGFERKKEVKKANLEDVFINLTGQEWREDK; encoded by the coding sequence ATGGAAAAGAAGAATGTCATTATCAGTGTTAAAGACCTGGTAAAAAACTATGATGACTTTAAGGCGGTACAAGGCTTAAGTTTCGAAGTTTACGAAAATGAAATTTTTGGGTTGCTTGGTCCGAACGGGGCTGGTAAAACTACTACCTTAGAAATTATAGAAACCTTACGCCAAAAAACAGCTGGCGAAGTAATTGTTGATGGCTTTTCCGTTGATACTGATGCAAATGCCATAAAACGAATCATCGGTGTACAATTACAAGCAGCGGGGTATTACCCAAACCTAAATTTAGTTGAGTTACTCGAATTGTTTTCTGGGTTGTATGGCGTTAGTGTAAAACCAATGGAAATGTTGGAGAAAGTAAATCTTCAAGACAAGGCAAAAGCTAAATACAAAGCTTTATCTGGCGGACAAAAACAACGCTTTTCTATCGCTACGACTTTAATTAATTCGCCAAAGATTATTTTTTTAGATGAACCAACTACAGGATTAGACCCACAAGCTCGTCGGAATTTATGGGATTTGATTACTGAAATCCGTAAAGCGGGAACAACCGTTGTAATTACCACTCACTATATGGATGAGGCTGAGCAACTTTGCGACCGTGTTGCATTTGTAGAACGCGGTCAGATTATCGCGTTAGATACGCCAGACAAATTAATAGACGATTTGGTAGCTAGTGGCTTTGAACGTAAAAAAGAAGTTAAAAAAGCCAATTTAGAAGATGTATTTATTAACCTAACCGGCCAAGAATGGCGTGAAGATAAATAG
- a CDS encoding ABC transporter permease: MQTPYSHTKATLALAKASFRSIMRSPSAVVFTLAFPLIFILVFGFLGGGGTKIDLAVKPGSDLNNPIIKSLQKISVIRFSKSTDLSAINKGLEKGDYDAIIDVEKNPAGLPAFITNVKYTSASMDKGSILKSILNEVTYNLNTQNLKPTITEIQATTVTARVYRQIDFILPGQLGFSLLSTGVFGTAFVFFSLRQNLVIKRFFATPVRRSSIVLGEGIARIGFALLGALVIILIGHFGFKFTLIHGATTVINMLVLATMGVIVFMGFGFVVSGLAKSESTIPPISNIITLPQFLLSGTFFSVDAFPTWLQPISRALPLTYLNDAMRQVAFEGAGLWDVKHQILILVLWGIGIYAVAVKTFKWE; this comes from the coding sequence ATGCAAACACCATATAGTCATACAAAAGCTACCTTAGCCTTAGCAAAAGCTAGTTTCAGGTCAATCATGCGCAGTCCTTCTGCAGTAGTATTTACACTAGCATTTCCTTTAATATTCATCCTTGTTTTTGGCTTTTTAGGAGGCGGGGGAACGAAAATAGATTTAGCCGTAAAACCAGGTTCAGACTTAAACAATCCTATTATTAAGTCACTGCAAAAAATATCAGTAATTAGGTTTTCTAAAAGTACCGACCTTTCCGCCATAAACAAGGGCTTAGAAAAAGGCGATTATGATGCAATTATTGACGTGGAGAAAAATCCAGCCGGACTACCTGCATTTATTACAAATGTAAAATATACATCTGCTTCAATGGATAAGGGAAGTATTTTAAAATCGATATTAAATGAAGTTACTTATAATTTAAATACACAAAACCTAAAACCAACCATTACAGAAATACAGGCAACAACCGTAACTGCAAGAGTGTACCGCCAGATAGATTTTATTTTACCAGGTCAGTTAGGCTTTTCTTTATTAAGTACAGGTGTATTCGGAACAGCATTCGTATTCTTTAGTTTACGCCAGAATTTGGTAATTAAAAGATTCTTTGCAACCCCTGTTAGACGTTCGAGCATTGTGTTGGGTGAAGGTATTGCTCGTATCGGGTTTGCATTATTGGGCGCATTGGTGATTATTTTAATTGGGCACTTTGGATTTAAGTTTACACTTATACATGGTGCTACTACGGTTATAAATATGCTCGTTTTAGCTACAATGGGTGTCATCGTTTTCATGGGTTTTGGTTTTGTGGTCTCTGGGCTAGCTAAAAGCGAAAGTACTATCCCTCCTATATCTAACATTATTACCCTGCCTCAATTCTTACTATCAGGAACATTTTTCTCTGTAGATGCGTTTCCAACATGGCTACAACCAATTAGCAGGGCATTACCACTAACCTATTTAAACGATGCGATGCGCCAAGTTGCTTTTGAAGGCGC